One window of the Pedobacter ginsengisoli genome contains the following:
- a CDS encoding methylmalonyl-CoA mutase: MKEKSFTTTSGIEIKELYTTAKPLNEAPGEFPFTRGIQKDMYRGRLWTMRQYAGFSTAEESNQRYHYLLKQGTMGLSVAFDLPTQIGYDSDHDMAEGEVGKVGVAIDSLKDMEILFDGIELQKITTSMTINATASILLAMYIALAKKQGADIKQISGTIQNDILKEYAARGTYIYPPKPSMRIITDIFEYCSKEVPKWNTISISGYHIREAGSTAVQELAFTLANGKAYLNAALEKGLDINIFAKRLSFFFNCHNNFFEEIAKFRAARRMWAKITKELGATDEKAQMLRFHTQTGGSTLTAQQPLNNVIRVTNQALAAVLGGTQSLHTNGYDEALSLPTEAAAKIALRTQQVIAFESGVTDTVDPLAGSFFVETLTDEIEAAAQSYIDKIDAMGGSVNAIENEYIQNEIADAAYRYQVEVEEASRIIVGVNKFVQEQEGITEVFTIDESIRAIQTDKINKLKAERDNIAVEKALNNLLDAAKGTENLMPYILTAVEAYSTLGEIANTLRNVFGEY, encoded by the coding sequence ATGAAAGAGAAAAGTTTTACCACCACTTCAGGTATCGAGATTAAAGAGTTATATACTACTGCGAAGCCGTTAAATGAGGCGCCAGGAGAATTTCCTTTTACCAGGGGGATCCAAAAAGATATGTATAGAGGTAGGTTATGGACCATGCGACAGTATGCAGGGTTCTCTACAGCCGAGGAGTCTAACCAGCGTTATCATTATTTACTTAAGCAGGGCACAATGGGCTTGTCGGTTGCATTTGACCTTCCTACCCAGATTGGATACGACTCAGATCATGATATGGCCGAAGGGGAGGTTGGTAAAGTTGGCGTTGCAATTGATTCATTAAAAGATATGGAAATACTGTTTGATGGAATAGAACTGCAAAAAATTACCACCTCTATGACGATTAATGCTACGGCTTCTATTTTATTGGCTATGTATATTGCACTGGCTAAAAAACAGGGAGCTGATATTAAGCAAATATCGGGTACCATACAGAACGATATTTTAAAGGAATATGCTGCCAGAGGAACTTATATCTATCCGCCAAAGCCTTCAATGAGGATTATCACTGATATTTTTGAGTATTGCAGTAAGGAAGTGCCTAAGTGGAATACAATTTCTATTTCGGGATATCACATCAGAGAGGCTGGATCAACAGCAGTTCAGGAGCTGGCCTTTACATTGGCAAATGGAAAAGCATACCTTAACGCTGCATTAGAGAAGGGATTGGATATTAATATTTTTGCCAAACGACTTTCGTTCTTTTTCAATTGTCACAATAATTTCTTTGAGGAGATAGCCAAGTTCAGGGCAGCAAGAAGAATGTGGGCAAAAATAACGAAGGAACTTGGGGCAACAGATGAGAAAGCCCAAATGCTTCGCTTTCATACACAAACAGGAGGATCTACATTAACAGCACAGCAGCCGCTTAATAATGTAATACGGGTTACAAATCAGGCCCTGGCTGCGGTGTTGGGAGGCACACAGTCTTTACACACAAACGGTTATGATGAGGCACTTTCTTTGCCTACAGAGGCAGCAGCAAAAATCGCGTTGCGCACACAACAAGTAATTGCTTTTGAAAGTGGGGTTACAGATACGGTTGACCCATTGGCAGGTTCATTTTTTGTGGAAACATTAACTGATGAAATTGAAGCAGCAGCGCAATCCTATATAGATAAAATAGATGCGATGGGCGGCTCAGTAAATGCAATAGAAAATGAGTATATTCAAAATGAAATTGCAGATGCAGCTTATCGCTATCAGGTAGAGGTTGAAGAGGCCAGCAGGATTATTGTTGGGGTAAATAAATTTGTACAGGAACAAGAAGGGATAACGGAAGTGTTTACTATAGATGAATCAATCCGTGCCATACAAACTGACAAGATAAATAAGCTAAAAGCCGAAAGAGATAACATTGCTGTTGAAAAAGCGTTGAATAACCTATTGGATGCTGCGAAAGGAACTGAGAATTTGATGCCGTACATTTTAACAGCGGTAGAGGCATATTCAACCCTTGGTGAAATAGCCAACACACTGCGTAATGTTTTTGGAGAATATTAA
- a CDS encoding HesB/IscA family protein — MSNTVDTAFAPVTFTEGAVKELFKLKDQQEISEDFGLRVGVEGGGCSGMNYVLGFDQKKEGDQEFIIDGIKVYMHKAHQMYLMGMQVDWQDGLNSRGFTFSNPNASSTCGCGTSFSV, encoded by the coding sequence ATGAGTAATACAGTTGATACAGCATTTGCACCGGTAACTTTTACAGAGGGCGCTGTAAAGGAGCTTTTTAAATTAAAAGATCAGCAAGAAATTTCTGAGGACTTCGGCTTACGCGTAGGAGTTGAAGGTGGAGGCTGCTCTGGAATGAATTATGTGCTGGGTTTTGATCAGAAAAAAGAAGGTGATCAGGAATTTATTATTGATGGCATTAAGGTTTACATGCATAAAGCTCATCAAATGTATTTGATGGGGATGCAGGTTGACTGGCAGGATGGATTAAACTCAAGAGGCTTTACTTTCAGCAACCCGAATGCAAGCAGCACTTGCGGTTGCGGAACAAGTTTCTCAGTTTAA
- the rfbB gene encoding dTDP-glucose 4,6-dehydratase, with product MKKILITGGAGFIGSHVVRRFVNNYPDYMIVNLDKLTYAGNLANLTDIEDKPNYRFVKADITEASVINELFNKENFDAVIHLAAESHVDRSIADPTAFVMTNVIGTVNLLNAAREYWKGSYDKKRFYHVSTDEVYGALGETGMFTESTSYDPHSPYSASKAASDHFVRAYHDTYGLDIVVSNCSNNYGSHHFPEKLIPLAINNIKNAQPVPVYGKGENVRDWLWVEDHARAIDVIFHQAKTGQTYNIGGHNEWKNIDLIHLLCKIMDNKLGRTEGESAKLITFVTDRAGHDLRYAIDSTKLQNELNWVPSLQFEEGLEKTVEWYLENEGWLSDVTSGNYQAYYENQYEGR from the coding sequence ATGAAAAAAATATTAATTACCGGAGGAGCAGGATTTATTGGCTCTCATGTTGTAAGAAGATTTGTAAATAACTATCCTGATTACATGATTGTAAACCTTGATAAGTTAACCTACGCAGGTAATCTTGCAAACTTAACCGATATTGAAGACAAGCCTAATTACCGTTTTGTTAAAGCTGATATTACGGAAGCTTCTGTAATAAATGAGCTGTTTAACAAAGAAAACTTTGATGCTGTTATTCATTTAGCCGCAGAATCTCATGTTGACAGGTCAATAGCTGATCCAACAGCTTTTGTTATGACCAATGTTATTGGAACTGTTAATCTTTTAAATGCTGCCCGTGAATATTGGAAGGGAAGTTATGATAAGAAAAGATTTTATCATGTTTCAACAGATGAGGTGTATGGAGCGCTTGGTGAAACCGGTATGTTTACAGAGTCAACATCTTATGACCCTCATAGTCCTTATTCAGCTTCAAAAGCTGCTTCTGATCACTTTGTAAGGGCATATCATGATACTTATGGGTTAGATATAGTGGTGTCTAACTGCTCAAATAATTATGGCTCTCATCATTTTCCTGAGAAACTGATACCATTGGCAATCAATAACATTAAAAACGCACAGCCGGTACCTGTATATGGTAAAGGAGAAAATGTTCGTGACTGGTTATGGGTAGAGGACCATGCACGTGCAATTGATGTAATTTTTCATCAGGCTAAAACAGGTCAGACCTATAATATTGGTGGTCACAACGAGTGGAAGAACATAGATTTGATCCATTTACTATGTAAGATAATGGACAACAAACTTGGCAGGACAGAGGGAGAGTCGGCAAAGCTGATTACTTTTGTAACCGATAGGGCAGGTCACGACTTACGCTATGCTATTGACTCTACCAAGCTTCAAAATGAATTGAACTGGGTGCCTAGCTTGCAGTTTGAAGAAGGATTGGAAAAAACAGTAGAATGGTATTTAGAAAATGAGGGGTGGCTTTCGGATGTCACTTCTGGGAATTACCAGGCTTACTACGAAAATCAGTATGAGGGAAGATAG
- the galE gene encoding UDP-glucose 4-epimerase GalE, with the protein MSKILVTGGTGFIGSHTVVELHNAGYEVVIIDDLSNSNPKILQQIEAIIGIKPEFVELDLCDEAKVNEFVAKNTDIDGVIHFAAFKAVGESVQKPLKYYRNNFYSLINLINAFNSSVNLVFSSSCTVYGQPDILPVTEEAPTKKAESPYGNTKQIAEEILQETCAVTPSLKVTSLRYFNPVGAHHTALIGELPIGVPQNLVPFITQSAIGKRGPITVYGNDYDTPDGSAIRDYIHVVDLAKAHVAAIKRLESGKADSNYEVFNLGTGKGSSVLQIIDAFEQSTGQKLDYTIGARREGDIEKVWGDVTKSARDLNWKAELDIDVMMSSAWNWEKYLKDNPF; encoded by the coding sequence ATGTCTAAAATATTAGTAACTGGAGGAACCGGATTTATTGGTTCGCATACAGTAGTTGAATTACATAATGCAGGATATGAGGTGGTCATTATTGATGACCTCTCTAATTCCAACCCTAAAATACTTCAGCAAATTGAAGCAATAATAGGAATTAAGCCGGAATTTGTTGAGCTTGATTTATGTGATGAAGCAAAGGTGAATGAGTTTGTAGCGAAAAATACAGATATTGATGGGGTGATTCACTTTGCAGCTTTTAAAGCAGTTGGAGAATCTGTACAGAAGCCATTAAAGTATTATAGAAATAATTTTTATTCATTAATTAACCTGATTAATGCTTTTAATAGTTCAGTTAACCTGGTATTCTCGTCGTCGTGTACTGTTTACGGACAGCCAGACATATTGCCGGTAACAGAAGAAGCGCCTACAAAAAAAGCCGAGTCACCTTATGGTAATACTAAACAAATTGCTGAAGAAATTTTACAGGAAACCTGTGCAGTTACACCTTCTTTAAAGGTTACTTCGCTTCGTTATTTTAATCCGGTAGGTGCACACCATACTGCTTTAATTGGCGAGTTACCAATTGGTGTTCCTCAAAACCTTGTTCCTTTCATTACACAATCGGCCATCGGCAAACGTGGTCCTATTACAGTTTATGGTAATGATTATGATACCCCGGATGGAAGTGCAATAAGAGATTACATCCACGTGGTAGATTTAGCAAAAGCACACGTTGCTGCTATTAAGCGTTTGGAAAGTGGTAAAGCTGATTCAAATTACGAAGTGTTTAACTTAGGTACCGGAAAGGGATCATCTGTGTTACAAATTATTGATGCTTTTGAGCAATCAACCGGGCAAAAACTAGATTACACTATTGGTGCCAGAAGAGAAGGCGATATTGAAAAGGTTTGGGGTGATGTAACAAAATCTGCAAGAGATTTGAACTGGAAGGCAGAATTGGATATTGATGTAATGATGTCGTCGGCCTGGAACTGGGAAAAATACCTGAAAGACAACCCTTTTTAA
- a CDS encoding UDP-glucuronic acid decarboxylase family protein, which produces MGRKKVLITGAAGFLGSHLCDRFIKEGYYVIGMDNLITGDLKNIEHLFGLESFEFAHHDVSKFVHVPGKLDYILHFASPASPIDYLKIPIQTLKVGSLGTHNLLGLAKNKKARMLIASTSEVYGDPNVNPQPEEYWGNVNPVGPRGVYDEAKRFQEAMTMAYHTFHGVETRIVRIFNTYGPRMRLNDGRVLPAFIGQALRGEDLTVFGDGSQTRSFCYVDDLIEGIYRLLLSDYAMPVNIGNPDEITIKQFGEEIIKLTGTSQKLVLRDLPVDDPKQRRPDITKAREILGWEPKVSREEGLKITYEYFKSLPTEALINKEHKDFTTYNR; this is translated from the coding sequence ATGGGACGGAAAAAAGTTTTAATTACCGGGGCAGCCGGTTTTTTAGGATCGCATTTGTGCGATAGATTTATAAAAGAAGGTTATTATGTTATAGGTATGGATAACCTGATAACAGGGGACCTTAAAAATATAGAGCATCTATTTGGGCTGGAAAGTTTCGAGTTTGCACACCATGATGTTTCGAAATTTGTTCATGTACCCGGTAAATTAGATTATATCTTGCATTTTGCTTCGCCTGCAAGCCCTATAGATTATTTGAAAATTCCTATTCAGACTTTAAAGGTTGGATCATTAGGGACACACAATTTATTGGGTTTAGCAAAAAATAAAAAAGCAAGAATGCTGATTGCTTCTACTTCTGAAGTATACGGCGATCCAAATGTAAACCCACAGCCTGAAGAATATTGGGGTAATGTAAACCCCGTTGGGCCAAGAGGTGTTTATGATGAAGCCAAACGTTTTCAGGAAGCAATGACAATGGCTTACCATACCTTTCATGGTGTTGAAACTCGCATTGTAAGAATTTTTAATACATACGGCCCTAGAATGCGATTAAATGACGGACGTGTTTTACCTGCTTTTATCGGTCAGGCATTGCGAGGCGAAGACCTAACTGTGTTTGGAGATGGTTCTCAAACCAGGTCGTTCTGTTATGTTGATGATTTGATAGAAGGTATTTACAGGTTATTGTTAAGTGATTACGCGATGCCGGTCAATATTGGAAACCCGGATGAGATTACCATTAAACAATTTGGTGAGGAGATTATTAAGCTAACAGGAACAAGTCAGAAACTTGTTTTAAGAGATTTACCTGTGGATGATCCAAAACAACGCCGCCCGGATATCACAAAAGCAAGAGAGATTTTAGGCTGGGAGCCAAAAGTTAGCCGTGAAGAAGGACTAAAAATTACTTACGAATATTTTAAATCGCTGCCTACCGAAGCTTTAATAAATAAAGAACATAAAGATTTTACAACATATAACCGTTAA
- a CDS encoding UDP-glucose dehydrogenase family protein, with translation MKIAVIGTGYVGLVTGTCLAETGNDVICVDVNEAKVLKMQKGEVPIYEPGLDVLFHRNIAQGRLVFTTDLAAGIKDAQIIFMALPTPPGGDGAADLSYILGAAKDISKLVTEYKVIINKSTVPVGTADKVQAVFKANTSVEIDVVSNPEFLREGVAVEDFMKPDRVVIGTSSERAKKLLMELYGPYVRQGNPILFMDERSSELTKYAANSFLATKITFMNEVANLCEIVGADVDAVRKGIGSDARIGKRFLFPGIGYGGSCFPKDVQALAKAADEHNYDFQILTAVMKVNEKQKIVLVDKLLKYYKNDLKGKHFALWGLAFKPETDDIREAPALYIIDELVKHGATVTVFDPEGMANVKALVGDKIQYASNQYEALEGADALLIATEWSVFRNPDFERMEQSLTNKVIFDGRNLYDLEKMIELGYYYNSVGRKLVD, from the coding sequence ATGAAAATAGCCGTAATAGGAACAGGGTACGTAGGTTTAGTTACCGGTACCTGCTTGGCAGAAACAGGTAACGATGTAATATGCGTAGATGTTAATGAAGCCAAAGTACTCAAAATGCAAAAAGGTGAAGTTCCTATTTATGAACCCGGACTAGACGTTCTATTTCACAGAAATATTGCTCAGGGAAGATTGGTTTTTACTACTGATCTTGCAGCCGGGATTAAGGATGCCCAAATTATTTTTATGGCTTTGCCAACGCCTCCAGGTGGCGATGGTGCAGCAGATTTGTCGTATATTTTAGGAGCAGCAAAAGATATTTCTAAGCTGGTTACTGAATATAAGGTGATTATTAATAAATCAACAGTTCCCGTTGGAACTGCTGATAAGGTTCAGGCAGTATTTAAAGCAAATACTTCAGTTGAAATTGATGTGGTTTCTAATCCTGAATTTTTACGCGAAGGTGTTGCGGTTGAAGATTTTATGAAACCTGATAGGGTGGTTATTGGTACAAGCAGCGAAAGAGCAAAGAAATTGCTTATGGAATTGTATGGTCCATATGTTAGACAGGGAAATCCGATATTATTTATGGATGAGCGCTCGTCTGAATTAACAAAATATGCTGCCAACTCATTTCTTGCTACCAAAATCACATTTATGAACGAAGTGGCTAACCTATGCGAAATTGTAGGAGCTGATGTTGATGCAGTTCGTAAAGGTATTGGTTCTGATGCCAGAATTGGTAAAAGATTCTTGTTCCCTGGTATTGGTTATGGCGGAAGTTGTTTCCCTAAAGATGTACAGGCATTAGCTAAAGCTGCAGATGAGCATAACTACGATTTTCAGATTCTGACAGCAGTAATGAAAGTGAATGAAAAACAGAAAATTGTTCTGGTTGATAAGCTTTTAAAATACTATAAAAATGATTTGAAAGGTAAGCATTTCGCGTTATGGGGCTTAGCTTTTAAACCTGAGACGGATGATATACGTGAGGCACCGGCATTATATATTATTGATGAGTTGGTAAAACATGGAGCAACAGTTACTGTATTTGATCCCGAAGGTATGGCCAACGTGAAAGCATTGGTTGGAGATAAAATCCAGTATGCAAGCAATCAGTATGAAGCCTTAGAAGGTGCTGATGCTTTATTGATCGCGACAGAATGGTCTGTTTTCAGAAATCCTGATTTTGAAAGAATGGAACAATCTTTAACTAATAAGGTTATTTTTGACGGGCGTAACTTATACGATCTGGAAAAGATGATTGAATTAGGTTATTACTATAACAGTGTAGGCCGTAAGCTTGTAGACTAA
- a CDS encoding 3-deoxy-D-manno-octulosonic acid transferase produces the protein MLLLYNSAIQLYGLIIKIFSLFNNKAKLFVQGRKNIFKKIQEKVDPVRSSIWFHFASLGEFEQGRPLLEKIKSTYPHKQIVITFFSPSGYEIRKNYALANGVFYLPLDTPSNAKQLIAAINPEIAVFTKYEYWYHYFEALHKSGIPLYIISGIFRPNQIFFKWYGSFNRKILSFVTHFFVQNEESKQLLSQINLQNVSISGDTRFDRVAENAESPKEFETIRKFCGNTNTLIAGSTWPADERLLAELINSNPDWKFIIAPHEIDKSHIDEIVKLIPNAVKYSALTDQPSDTQTLIIDNIGLLSSIYQYGKMAYIGGGFGVGIHNTLEAAAYGIPVIFGPKYDKFQEAKDLISINAAISINSAQELTSAFNKFATHKTAGIEAKNYVNSKTGSTDQIIKYIAQNF, from the coding sequence ATGCTTTTGCTTTATAATAGCGCGATTCAACTTTATGGTTTAATTATTAAAATATTCTCCCTGTTCAATAATAAAGCTAAACTTTTTGTTCAAGGAAGGAAGAATATTTTCAAAAAAATACAAGAAAAGGTTGACCCTGTACGGTCTAGCATCTGGTTTCACTTTGCTTCGCTCGGTGAATTTGAGCAAGGGAGGCCTTTATTAGAAAAGATTAAAAGCACCTATCCGCACAAGCAAATTGTAATTACTTTCTTCTCTCCATCGGGATATGAAATCCGGAAAAATTATGCCCTGGCCAACGGGGTATTTTATTTACCACTTGACACTCCCAGCAATGCCAAACAACTTATTGCTGCAATAAATCCTGAAATAGCGGTATTTACTAAATACGAATATTGGTATCATTATTTCGAGGCTCTTCACAAATCCGGCATTCCACTTTATATTATATCCGGCATTTTCAGGCCAAACCAGATCTTTTTTAAATGGTATGGCTCATTTAACCGCAAAATTTTAAGTTTTGTCACTCACTTCTTTGTCCAGAACGAAGAAAGTAAGCAGCTACTGAGTCAAATAAACTTACAGAACGTAAGTATTAGTGGCGACACCAGGTTTGATCGCGTTGCAGAGAATGCAGAATCACCAAAGGAATTTGAAACGATCAGAAAATTCTGTGGCAACACGAATACTCTTATAGCAGGAAGTACATGGCCAGCTGATGAGCGTTTGTTGGCGGAACTTATTAACAGCAATCCGGATTGGAAATTCATCATTGCGCCACATGAAATAGACAAAAGTCATATTGACGAGATTGTAAAACTTATTCCAAATGCTGTTAAATATTCGGCACTCACAGATCAGCCATCAGATACCCAAACGTTAATAATAGATAACATTGGTCTACTATCGTCTATTTATCAATATGGTAAAATGGCTTATATAGGAGGTGGTTTTGGTGTAGGCATCCACAATACCCTTGAGGCCGCAGCATATGGGATACCAGTAATTTTTGGCCCTAAATACGATAAATTTCAGGAAGCAAAAGACCTGATCTCTATAAATGCCGCAATCAGCATTAATAGCGCGCAGGAATTAACCAGTGCATTTAACAAATTTGCTACGCATAAAACAGCAGGAATTGAAGCAAAAAACTATGTAAATTCTAAAACCGGATCCACAGATCAGATCATTAAATACATAGCACAAAACTTCTAG
- the hemH gene encoding ferrochelatase, with product MGKKGVLLVNLGTPDSPEVKDVRKYLDQFLMDERVIDINAFKRTLLVKSIIVPFRSPKTSKLYKEIWDENGSPLLYYSKIQAALVQEKLGDEYHVELAMRYQNPSIQSALDKMKAGLVESIKVIPLFPQYASASTGSVIQSVMEIVSKWTTIPSVSFVNSFHDNELMLEVFAENARKYQPETYDHVLFSFHGLPERQLLKCDHTGNYCLKKDNCCDTLNDTNKFCYSAQGHDTARLLAEKLNVSKENYTVCFQSRLGKEPWVQPYTTDVLKKLAAEGKKRLLVFSPAFVADCLETLYEITVEYHEEFKALGGEHVQLVESLNDHPKFIDALVELAVS from the coding sequence ATGGGAAAAAAGGGCGTTTTATTGGTGAATTTGGGAACTCCGGACAGTCCGGAAGTTAAAGATGTACGAAAGTATCTTGATCAGTTTTTGATGGATGAGCGTGTAATTGATATTAATGCTTTTAAGCGCACATTGTTGGTTAAAAGTATAATTGTCCCATTCCGTAGCCCTAAAACCTCAAAATTATATAAAGAAATCTGGGATGAAAACGGGTCGCCATTACTGTATTACAGTAAAATACAAGCAGCCTTAGTTCAGGAGAAATTGGGTGATGAATATCATGTGGAACTGGCAATGAGGTATCAGAATCCTTCCATCCAATCTGCTTTAGATAAAATGAAGGCTGGCCTGGTTGAAAGTATAAAAGTAATTCCTTTATTCCCTCAATACGCTTCTGCCAGTACAGGTTCCGTTATACAAAGTGTGATGGAAATTGTGAGCAAATGGACCACTATACCATCCGTCTCGTTTGTGAATTCTTTTCATGATAATGAATTGATGCTCGAGGTTTTTGCAGAAAATGCAAGAAAGTATCAGCCTGAGACTTATGATCATGTATTGTTTAGTTTTCATGGACTTCCTGAGCGTCAGCTTTTAAAGTGTGATCATACCGGTAATTATTGCCTGAAAAAAGACAATTGCTGTGATACTTTAAATGATACTAATAAATTCTGCTACTCTGCCCAAGGACATGATACAGCAAGATTGCTTGCAGAGAAGTTGAACGTTTCTAAAGAAAATTATACGGTTTGTTTCCAATCTCGTTTAGGTAAAGAGCCATGGGTGCAGCCATACACAACTGATGTGTTAAAGAAACTTGCAGCTGAAGGTAAAAAACGCCTGCTGGTATTTAGTCCTGCTTTTGTTGCAGATTGTTTAGAAACACTTTATGAAATTACAGTTGAATATCATGAAGAATTTAAAGCGTTAGGTGGTGAACACGTTCAGTTGGTTGAGAGCCTAAATGATCATCCGAAGTTTATTGATGCACTTGTAGAATTAGCGGTTAGCTAG
- a CDS encoding 4-hydroxy-3-methylbut-2-enyl diphosphate reductase yields the protein MKYDLTVTIDKASGFCFGVVYAIDMAEDILDHEDYLYCLGDIVHNDEEVKRLTDKGLRIIDHEQLQELRNEKVLIRAHGEAPSTYELALKNQLTLIDASCPVVLKLQNRIKNSHDDEEQILIFGKHGHAEVVGLQGQTDGKAIVFQDLAELDQVDLPSKFTLYSQTTKSTDKFYQIKDELLSRGYDVKANDTICRQVSNRYTDLEKFVVNYDKIIFVSGKKSSNGKVLYDVCKKYNNNSYFISNIEEIDFSWFSPKDKVGICGATSTPMWLMEEVKSFLQNH from the coding sequence ATGAAATACGATTTAACCGTTACTATAGATAAAGCTTCGGGCTTTTGCTTTGGGGTAGTTTATGCTATTGATATGGCTGAAGATATTTTAGATCATGAGGACTACCTGTATTGTTTGGGCGACATTGTGCACAACGATGAGGAAGTTAAGCGATTAACTGATAAAGGTTTGAGGATAATAGACCATGAACAGTTACAGGAGTTAAGAAATGAGAAAGTTCTGATCAGAGCACATGGTGAAGCTCCATCAACCTATGAGCTTGCTTTGAAAAATCAACTAACACTTATTGATGCTTCTTGTCCGGTTGTTTTAAAATTGCAGAACAGGATTAAAAACTCACATGATGATGAGGAACAAATCTTGATTTTTGGTAAACACGGACATGCAGAGGTAGTGGGCCTACAGGGACAGACTGATGGAAAGGCAATCGTTTTTCAGGATCTGGCTGAATTGGATCAGGTAGATCTGCCTTCTAAATTCACTTTGTATAGTCAAACTACTAAGAGTACAGATAAATTTTATCAGATAAAAGATGAGCTTTTAAGCAGGGGATATGATGTGAAAGCAAATGATACGATTTGCAGACAGGTGTCGAATCGCTATACTGATCTGGAAAAATTTGTAGTAAACTATGACAAGATCATATTTGTTTCGGGTAAAAAATCATCGAATGGGAAGGTTTTGTATGATGTTTGCAAAAAGTACAATAACAACTCCTATTTCATTTCAAATATTGAGGAAATAGATTTCAGCTGGTTTTCTCCTAAAGATAAAGTTGGAATTTGCGGTGCTACCTCTACGCCTATGTGGCTTATGGAAGAGGTTAAAAGCTTTCTTCAGAATCATTAA
- a CDS encoding 1-acyl-sn-glycerol-3-phosphate acyltransferase — translation MYQSQKSPVIFKFFSWYVTYIIRKDFSSYNFNTLQIKENEAVLLLANHFSWWDGFLMFYLNKKLFKKQFHVLVTKEDYEKLWFLKYLGAFAAETKGKDVVQTLTYAGELLDNPDNLLLMFPQGKLYTSYIGSVTFEKGVMQVVNASKKKFQTIFSANLTDYFGQRKPEARSYLAAWEAEEYVSLQLLKSEYNKHYGYAVKSQVKAV, via the coding sequence ATGTACCAGTCCCAAAAAAGCCCTGTAATTTTTAAGTTCTTTTCCTGGTATGTTACATATATCATAAGGAAGGACTTTTCTTCGTACAATTTTAATACACTTCAAATTAAAGAAAATGAAGCTGTACTGTTATTGGCCAATCATTTTAGTTGGTGGGATGGCTTTTTGATGTTTTATTTAAATAAAAAGTTGTTTAAAAAGCAGTTTCATGTATTGGTTACAAAAGAAGATTATGAGAAATTATGGTTTTTAAAATATTTAGGGGCATTTGCTGCTGAAACAAAAGGGAAGGATGTGGTGCAAACATTAACATATGCCGGTGAATTACTGGATAACCCGGATAATTTGTTACTGATGTTTCCTCAGGGAAAGCTTTATACAAGTTATATTGGTAGTGTTACTTTTGAGAAAGGAGTGATGCAGGTTGTAAATGCCTCGAAGAAAAAATTTCAGACTATATTTTCGGCTAATCTTACAGATTATTTTGGACAACGAAAACCAGAGGCCAGAAGTTACCTGGCAGCCTGGGAAGCGGAAGAATATGTGAGCCTTCAGTTACTGAAAAGCGAGTATAATAAACATTATGGGTACGCAGTTAAAAGTCAGGTTAAGGCAGTATGA
- a CDS encoding phosphoribosyltransferase family protein, translating to MAESQLLILDKKQIQQKINRIAYQILEDNLDEKEIVLAGIWDRGYKLALRLKKVLTKISGLKITMLRIDLDRLNTKLVANTDLDESHWKNKVIIIVDDVLNSGKTLAYGLGVFLNTPHKKIRTVVLVDRSHKIFPIATDFVGLQLATVLKEHVDVVMDVEGEEDRVYLS from the coding sequence ATGGCAGAATCTCAATTACTTATTCTAGATAAAAAACAGATACAGCAAAAGATCAACAGAATTGCATACCAGATTCTGGAAGACAATTTAGACGAGAAGGAAATTGTGTTGGCCGGAATATGGGATAGGGGCTATAAATTAGCCTTGCGCCTGAAGAAGGTTTTGACAAAGATTTCTGGTCTGAAAATTACAATGCTTAGAATTGACCTTGACAGGCTGAATACTAAATTGGTTGCCAATACTGATTTAGATGAGTCGCACTGGAAAAATAAGGTGATTATAATTGTTGATGATGTGTTAAATAGTGGTAAAACACTTGCTTACGGACTTGGGGTTTTCCTGAATACGCCTCATAAAAAAATCCGCACTGTTGTACTGGTAGACAGGAGCCATAAAATTTTCCCTATTGCTACAGACTTTGTTGGACTTCAACTGGCTACTGTTTTAAAAGAACATGTTGATGTGGTTATGGATGTTGAGGGTGAGGAAGACAGGGTTTATTTAAGCTAA